The Maridesulfovibrio salexigens DSM 2638 region TCCCCAGCGTTCAAAACTAGGGGCTTTACCGCCGAACATCCAGCGCAAATGACTGAAGAACTGTTTCAAATCCCTGCCTTGCATCCAGAGGGTATCTCCGGCATGCAGCTTCTTAGTAAAGGAGATAAACAGTACATATGCAATATGGCACACAAAAAGGAAAAGCATGAATAGTCCTATGTATTTGTGTATCACAAGGCATCCTTCATAGCCTCCCAATGGTTGCGCAAGCATTTTTCCCCATGCTGTTTCAATGTACATTCTGGCTGTGCCGGTGACGGCCTGCACCAGAAAGGAACACATCAGCAGGATGTGGAACAGCTTTTGTGTCGGGGTGAATCTTACAATCCTCATTTGTCACCCCCTTTGCGTTTACGGGTGAATAGTTCGCGTAGCATCCAAAGTCCGGTATGGGGCAGGAATATTGCGAACGTTCCGACAGCAATTGCCAGCATGATCCATACAGCCCAGAATAGAGCGGGGAAACTTTCAGCGGTTCCGGCCATAATCGGTGATGGTTCGTGCACAACGAACATTGCAAAAGAAGCGCTTGCTCCCTCGTGACACTTGGCGCAGACATAGGCATGCCTGCGGATGGGGTTCAGAGGTGAGTAATAATAATTTACCCCCGCAATGGGATCGCTGCCGTGACATTGACGGCAACTGATATTGTTTCGGGTGGTATGGCGATTATTACGCGCTTCGACCTTATGACAATTTTCGCATGACTGGTGTGCATAGTTCTTTACCAAAGCATGCGCGTCTGCCTGATAGGATGCATCAGAGCCGCGGCCCCCTGTGCTGATCACCCCGGAAGGTGAGTTCCATTGCCTGAAAGGGCTGCCTCGTCCGGGTTTGACTTCGTATTGCTGATAATAGCCCGTACTTGCTTCCCGAAGCTTGTATCGGTCAGCTCCTGCAAGTTCTTCCTGCGCTGCACACGGCTGCGAAAGGGATAAACCCGCAATAATCAGGGCCATATAGAGTGCAAATCTTTGCATGAGTGCCCCCTATTTATATACATTCACCGGCTGCATTACCTTGCCCTGCGGTGCAGGCATGGAGGCTAGCTCTTCAAATCTTTTCTGCAACTCGACCAGATTATCATCCTTATGGCGGTGACATGTCTGACAGGAGTTGGGATTTTCAGGATTATTGATTGTTTCAGAAGGCAGCAATGTCTTAAAGACATGACTGTGAATATCAGCTGATTCCGCACTCTTGGCGATGCGTGGCATATGACAACCTACACAATTCGCAAAGGAATGAATGGAATGAGCCATATTACTGTTTTGTTGCTTATGGCAGGTCAGGCATGATGCAGACCCGGCGGCCTTGGTCTGAAAGCGTGTTGCGGGCATCCCCAGTTCATGCACAGAGTGACAGGATGTACAAGTTACACCTTCTCTGCGGTGTTCAGACTTGAGCCAGTCAATATACTGTTGATGGTGGGCCTTTGAAAATTCATTAGGGTAGACATGTTTCTTATCGCCGCTTGCGTAAGAGGTTGAGACATAAAAAGGTTCAAGAGCTTTGCCGGGAGTATATCCGACTGCCCAGCTAGCACCTTTTTGCATTGTTG contains the following coding sequences:
- a CDS encoding cytochrome c3 family protein; this translates as MQRFALYMALIIAGLSLSQPCAAQEELAGADRYKLREASTGYYQQYEVKPGRGSPFRQWNSPSGVISTGGRGSDASYQADAHALVKNYAHQSCENCHKVEARNNRHTTRNNISCRQCHGSDPIAGVNYYYSPLNPIRRHAYVCAKCHEGASASFAMFVVHEPSPIMAGTAESFPALFWAVWIMLAIAVGTFAIFLPHTGLWMLRELFTRKRKGGDK